GGTCATCCGGTCTGCTCTTTGTGTTCCCTCAGTCAACACATATATTTATCTATCGATTTGGCGTCTTAAACTCTCCCCTCCCTATacgcttttatttttctcggcTTATTTTCTGATCTCTCGAATTTCCTGTTGCCCAGCTCGAGTTCTATTACGATATTTACTGCACATAGAAATATAGTCGTGTATAATATATAGATCTATAGGGACTATATatctatatagaagtaaatagaACCACAAGACTGTTCTTGGAAGTCGTTCGTCGTTGGGGactaggaaaagaaaaaaggaagaagatgCAGAGATCCACTTTGACGTTTAGTATGGGGCTGTCCTCTCTTTCTAATATTGGCTTCATTTTTAGTTCACTTCACTAGCCAGCAGTCTATCTTTTATACTCACTCTAAATATTATAAACACAAAAGTTACTGGTATACCTTTTTTGCACATATGAGCTTATAGAAATGAGCTTTCTATTTATCAGGAGGCACAACCTTTTTACtgcaaactattttttttaccgaTTCCAGCAACACTCGaacattcccccccccccctctgtttttattcttcttttaaacATCCGTTAAGTGGAAATGCACTTAAACTGTCTGTTAAAACGCACTCTTggcccttttttaaaattcacgTGACATTCATCTTTTCAATCTGTTCTGTCTTTTCTCCTGTTAGCTCAGACTTAATATTTCGTTTTGCGCGCAGCTCCGTTACACAGCGGCTGACTACACGAAAGTAGATCTAATGGTAATACGGCATctataagaagaaaaagaagaacgaaaGGAGATGGCCGGATCGGCAAAAGCGATGGGAGACAAAAGAACGCAAGAGAAAAAAGTCTCTGATTGTTTCTGAGCCCTCGGGACGACAATCGGGGCAACTcgaaacccccaaaaaaaaaaaaaattgaaaatagaaaaaaaaaaaaaaagtgggtgtGTACACGTATACACACAGCTGGCAGCGGTGGGGAGCCCTTTCTGCACTCAATAGTGTAGTGGTGGCGGCCGCAAAGGCAGCCAACGCCGATTGAACGGTCGATAACGGCGGATGGCGCGCTGCTATAGAGAGAGACTCGAAATAAGATTGTGTCGAGAAGGGGTGGGTATGGGGAGATCATCGATCGCACACCCAGCTGCTTGTTATTCCTCACACTATAGATTTGGGTATAGTCAAGCTTTCCAGCACCCATCGACCTGCCCCTGTATATATTGTCTGTTCATAACGCGGTGGGATATTTATcagagaaacaacaaaaaaacaaaaatgtgacATGTTACACCGAAGATTTCGAAAATGACACGCGCTAACAAaatttaacaaacaaaaaaatgtgtcgtTCATGCCGGTGAGAAAGGCGGAAGTAGAAATCCAGTGGGTTCAAAATAGGCCACAACGTACACATGTGAGACCGTGAAGAAGACAAAACGTTTCGCAATCTCTGGTGCGATAAATATTATAGATAACAAGATTGGCCGCACGAATTACGTGAATTAAGATAGCGGCTAATGTTTACGGGTGTAGCTATACGTGCCGAATGATTATTACAATGCCGAGTcgttaacaaaagaaattgtagtCGTCATGGCACGGTCATAGATTGATAGCCACACAACAATCTGTATATATAGTAAACTTGAATAGATTACACACACACTCAGACACACAGGGAAGGCCTAACTTACCCGTAACGCTAAGTAGAGACATAGCTAATGCGACGAGACCGATGGTTCTGACTAGTTCCAGGACGTGGGTTCGCCATGGACACGTCTAATTTCGctaaagtttttgtttttgtttcgttcttGTGCCCTTGTATTATTAGTTCCGGACAGTATAATACGTTTGTTTGCACTATCCACTCTTCTTGTTGTTTGTCGAACGTTGTTGTCTATTCTTTTTCCATTCTCGTTATGATATAAAGACGTTCGATGTACAACATAAAAAGATACTCCACATCAGCTGTAGACACGGACGATAGCGTGTGTCGTACAAGACCTATACGCACCAGCAACGTTGGAAGATTTCCTATTTTTCTGTCATAgattttttagatttctttcACAATTTTCGTTGCCAATTGCTATGCAACTTGACGATCACGCAAAAAGGCCCGGGACTATTGCAAACGACGTCCGTCGCCGTCGCATACATAGACTGATTGGTTGGGACAGAAGGGTTCTTTCTATTATGCCACCACCATGGAGCACTGGCCaaccatttttgaaaaaaaaaaaaggtgttttcCTCTGCGTGTCCCGATGTCACCCTCCTTTTTGAACTATTGGATAGCTCCTGTGGGAACTCGTCGTCATAGGAGGCGAAGTATAATAAgcgaaagaaaggaagaacgAGAATAGACCAGCTGCGAAACGATTCGAGTTTTGACTATTACAAAAAAACGGGGATGACTAACGATCGAACGTCTGTGTTGACACTTTTTCCCATGTGTGGAAACCCTACGTTGAACACAGTTGTGAGCGGATGCGTCTGTTTTGTGACCAATAGGAGCTAGCCACTCGCTCCTTGAACAGACCCGAAATTGTTGGGGGCCAACCTTTCCAGAACAAATGGCGAATGCAGTGGAGAAAAAGGGAATGTTATTGTCCTGTCATCTAGTGTCAAAAGCTTATCTGACCCAGAGATAGTTAACGCAAgtctaatttttctttttttctctctctatctTCTCTTCCACTAACACagacacacaacacacacactctCGCTCTCGCAGACACACTGGCGCACTGTAGCAATCTAACAGCAAGAGTCAGGGTCTGGCTTGACGTAGTGCGCGATCGGTTGCAGCGATGCCGCTTTTCACTTTATATCTCCGGCCGatatgtgttttgtttgtttttttcggttcGCACCGTGTGCCGATCATCAATGTTGTGGTTGTATCCAACTCGGCTTTGGATCTTATAAGCGATTTCCCCAAGATCCTTTGCCGTCCGATTGTGATGGTCGGCGCCTGCTTGGCTCCTCCTCCAGATGAAGAACAATCAAACGGCGGACGGCTTTTCTTGGCTGCGTGATGGCAAAacgacaagaaagaaaagccaGAAATCGTGTGCTGCTACATTTAAAGTAGAACTTGTTCAAGTGAGCAGAACAAGAGCCACTCGTTTGGATTTATTTCTCTGGCTCGACGATTGCTTCAAGGTTGGATCACTTGCATATCCTACTGTGTTCTTCCGCCTCCAATGCTCTTTTGCTTCCTGCTTCAGACCTCCTCTTTATCGACCACTGTGTTGTGTGTCGTCAGAAACTGACAGCTCGTTTCATGGACTAGCATATCGAACCGGTAGTCGACCATCATTCGCGCCGCGCTTCAATCCACTGTGGTCTTCCTGCGCCCTTCTTAATGTGTCCCGCGTGTTGCCCCGCTTCTACTTGGTCCGCGCCATTTTCACATCCAGACCGCCAGCGATCGCCATCTATGGACGGCTACATTCAACCGAAAAGGAAGGGATCACGTACCGAAGAAAATCACACACGAAAGCAGCGATACCGAAAGACTTTCACGTTCACGCTGCTGACGATGGAACTCGATCGGCAACCAATCGTGTTGTGTCGATGAACGTTGCCGATAAATAACTAACGTAAGCAGTAGGCTCATCGGCGTCGAAGATGTGGCACTCTTCAAGTTGGCCACGGGTTAACGTAAAGTGGACGAAGAGCAGCGATGGCTTGCACGGTATAAATCACGAACTGTTTCACGCCATTTCGGATGGGTCTTCCGGAAATTGACTTGCTTTAATTGTAACACGAATAACTTTGGctaaataatttcttttgatGCAACGTTCTCCTTCCGGCAGGCGATCATCGATGCTTGGACTGACAACAACGATGATGGCGATGGTAACGTGAACTTCCTATTACAGCTGTGGAAACAGTTTAAGACGCCTTCTGGTGGTCGACGTCGATGAAGCTGTTCAAAAAGGCCAACAAGCGGCGCCGTCGTCGTCGACTGCCACATCCACGACACAACAAAAGGTTCTACCGTAAATCAAATCCTGTTCTACCCCAATTTTTTAACTCGACTCTTCTTCTTAAATAAAGACATACTATGACATCGTTCTAATAAACAGTTTTGATTCcccctatttatttttttttagaagatAAAACCCCGGATTGTTTGACCTGTCAATTCGTATCATTCAATGAGCGCAATAGAAATGCCATAGGCTACTCTATAAAGTTTCACTCGGGACCCATAGAGTGCCTAGAGATACCCAAAAGGAaagttatatatataaatgtatGTATACCATTTATTGATTGGCGAATGGGGCGAGTTGGGAGTGAGGAACAGTGAAGAGTTGGGCTTGGAAGGGGGAGGAGACTGGGTGAGCCTATAGCTGACACGCAACGCGCATGGGATATGTGTACGTAAAGCAGCTCACGCAATTGTCGACTATACTCACTGTCTACATATACTCAGCTGATGACGTCAGGAATATTTCCGTCTGAAAGACTATATCCGAATGGCTTTTGTGTCCGGTTCTCTGGCACACAGCTATACGCTCGTTTTCCTTATTGCACAAAcctttgaacaaaaaaatcggATAGATTTTCAGTTGTGCCAACGTCGACACTGACACGCGAATCGCCAAACTCACTCGCAATCTttcagtgtgtgtgtgtttttttttaaatatattttggtttgattgtttttgttcgTTGGATTAGATTGAGCTTTATTGTCGATATCGGATCGAGGAGTAGTATGCAGTCTGTAACTGGTCATGTTTCTACgctaaataattcaaaaaaaaaaaaaaatcaaataaacacAACTGACGTTGTCTgcaatcttttaaaaaaattcaattcacAATCTCGACGCAGCATGAATAAACGATACAAAAAAGAATGAGtttagttgtttgtttttttgcgatTGGCAGAGGAATGAAATGGGAAATGGTAGGAGCTATTATTTCTTTATTAGTAGCCTGTCGAAGTCACGATTTCACGATTCACAAAGTGTTTTGGTTTTCGAGCGTGCGCGAAAACGAATGCGCTCGATTTTCAAGTACTTAGGGCAGCCGCAAGAAGTTTGGGACAGTTGCCGCTTAGAATGTCAGGAGTTTTAGTCAACTGCACTCTGTGATCAAGGAGAACACACAAGAGTTTTTAATCCAAATAAGGGATTTGTTGTCGAGGCTGCGATCCTCTCGACTCCGAAAGGTAATTGGTCTTcgatttttttatgttatgtCTTAGTTTATTTCCATTTCTATGTCTTTGGAACCTCAACTTCAACACTCTCCCATCACTGTTCTAAGTAATGTTATCTACAAACTGGCTGTGGTCTGTTATTGATAAATCAATACCGGCATTTTAAACTCTACGCCTCAGATGCAACTGCTTTTCCCTAATCTCAgtgaaattctttttcatcttAACTCTTGTTTGTGCCCACTGCCGGACTGCTCTCGAGGAACTGGAATAGGGGACTCTACGGTCTATTTGCTAAGAGTGTCATGACTTACATAACCCTTACACGCAGGTACATTAAAGATATTTCAGCACCAAACTCTTGGATGCTAAAATGCCCTAAAAATTCAGTGACTAGACAAAGATTACTGTAATCCACTCCCAGCACGTTTTGTGTGCCCGAGTCAGACCTGCTGACTTGGGCTCAATTGAGACACACCCCAAGTGACAATGCAGTCTGCTCTCCTTTTTCACGTCCGCAACTCGGTGTAATTGCCAATCTCATTTTAGCCACCAACAAATTGGCGTCAAGGATCAAGATGGGAAATGTCTGTGGGCGATCCCTGTGGATCAAGGCGGGCAGAATAGAGATGGTGTCAGCGAAAACAGACAGGGCCTAAGACATTTGTTGCAGATTAAGATCGCGAGTGATTGGGATTTTGGGCACAGGGCCGACGTCCTAGTGCTTTTAAGACACTCTGGTCACCGAGCTactccctttttgttttgttttttctctcttttttcggTTCTTGTTTGGTAAAACTTGCTCCGAGCGAGTGTGTACTTTATAAAGCATTTTGTCGTCCTCTGTCGTCGTGTCGCTTTTCATGTGTGTTTGCTCCAAGGCTTCATCGAATTCCCCCCCTCCGGAAGTAGTTATCGATCGGTTTTTCGTGCTCTTGCTAACGAATTTAATCCTGATGCCACCGCCGTTGATATTATCCCAAGTCTCGATACTTTTCTTTATGTTTTGTTCTTGTGGCCATCTGGAGCCTGTAACTTTTTACTTTAAAGCCTCAGCCACCATGGACGGTGGTATAGAACGCTAAAATGGAtggataaaaaaacaaacaccgTCGTAAACTTTGGCGTCTTGAAATctgatccccccccccttcttttccctctccttttattattattattatttaaaaaaacaaaaaacagtccTAAAGTGGGGGGGAAATATCGCGTGAATGTTTTGGATTCTAAACTTTTGAGGAGTTTTGATATTCCCCTGTGCAGCTTTGCGTGGTATTCACGTTTCACTTGCGACGTCAAAAGGGTAGGAAGTCTGCggttttaaacatttttcccCAGGTGAAAGAGGTTTTTAAATTCAGGAATGGCTCGttctgaaaaatttttttttttccatacatGTAGAACGTCCGCATTTGCGAAAGGGTGGGGTGATGTAGACCTACCTATCGGCGGGGGCTCCATCTAGATCCATTTTCATAACTTTTAACCATATGGTGAGGTTCTGCTCGTAACTCCACGGGGAGGGGATCACGGGAGTCATGTATCCGGCCACTGATGGAGACAAACTCCATGTGATCTTGTTGTGTTGGCTATATTTATCGTCGTAAGGGTCTTGTCGTAAATTTTCCGTGATGACGCCGGACTTTAGTGGGACAACAACctcatgaaaaaaacaaaaatgtagagcagaaaatggaagagaaatttgtttaaaaaaaaaaggggggtggggTTTACGGACATATTTTTAGCATCCGTACAGGTGTACAGCTCATTGTTTGGGTAATTGTCAATAGCGGCCCATGATTGATCTCTCCTTTCGATTGGTGTAAAGACCATCCACTAAAGAATAGAAAATTGAATTCAAAGAATGGCGaaacaaaatgcaattaaTGTACGAACAAAAGGCTTCTGTTCGTTGATACACAAAGATTTAGCCAACCgtcataataaaaaaaataataatatgttGCTGAACACAACAACTTCGGTccgttccacattttttttttattacgacTGGCGGCCATCTCAGCCAGATTGAATTCctttgacattttttaaaggctGCCCCtctattaaaaacaaaaagaactgaaaaaaatgtgtgttgctatttttgtttttattgttcaaCGCGTCGTCTTTCGCTTGTTTGTTAGCTGGTTTCATATTAACCAAggatgacaccatccggccgGAAGGCCagttttttctccccccctccTTGTCTTTGATGACCACTATCGAAGACATGGACTCTCATCCCCTACCAAGTGCTGGAGATGCGCCGGCCTTACACAGATcgtataaatatacattacAGTTTGAAGACCCCtccctatatatatatatatatattttttttaaaggttgaAAGCCTGACGAAACGGCCGATCCGCTGGTGTGCGCGATGATGCGAGCAtcgaaaataataataataatggaccggggaaagagaaaaaagaggggcGGGTTGGATGTCCGCGCCGGCTGTGGTAGACGTGGAAGAGCGACAAGGAAATGATCGTTGCCATAGAAACTAGCCAAGAAGTCCAATGTGGCCCAAGCAGATGCGATCCGTCATTCGTTTCCGTCTTGTCTTTCCCTCGGCTTGcactcgtttttgtttttgatttaaaccaAATTTTGCTATGGCACCTCGGACGTGTTTGACCATTGCCCGGACACGCCAGCCGTTCGTTCTCTGTGCCGGCCCGTTTCTTATTCTACCCCACTGGTGCACGCGTCTCGGCATGTTCGCCTGCTAATGACCAGATCGGTTCCAATAGCGCACCTCCTACCCCCCACCGAGTCAAAAAGGTATACAGTTCGAAATGGAGAGCAAAGGCGCAGATGATATGGAAAGGtagaaggagagagaaagagctGCACACAAAAGATTTGGAACGAGGCCAGCAGACGGCGAAAGGTTTTTAGTGGCGGCCAAGCGAACGGAACGGGGTTGCTGGACCGGTTACTTGAAACTACTGGCGGGGGGATCGTTAGGGAGTGCCGTTAAGGATCGATAGAGGGCAGTCTTTGCTACACAACAAgtatccctttttttattttttacatacATATAGTTTTATTctcctctttttattttatttttttgttggaaaTCGATCGGACTTTTGGTGCGGCTTGGCCCGGCTTCTTAAGCGCTTGCGCCAATGTCTCCCCTCACCTCCCCCATTTTCTCTCCCTTCTCTTCACGATCCTTCTTGCTCTCCCCCCCCCGTTGTTCGTtcccccctcttctttttttttcctttcccgGCCTTCGCAAGGGAAGACATTTATACGGGGATTGAGTCGAACCGAGACGGCCAAAGTGGTTGCAGCTGTCTGGCATTGACGGTCGTCTTGGTCGTCGATGTTGATAGATGGTTGTTTGCTACAACATTTTGCTCGTTGCGAAGAGACGAGAATCCGATTCTCTTTTTTACGTGTCACTCTCCTTCTCGTTAAGTGTGCAGggtttctgtttgttttcattctctCCTCGAGGTGAGTGGAAAacgtaattttttgtttgtttcaaaacTTGTCTGTTCTCGTTATGCCATTCAAATGTGGATCGCAATTGAGTTTCTTCTAGTGCAAACTCGTGACGCAACAAACCTTGCCCTTTCAAAATCGTTATTGTTATATATTCACTTGTGCCTCTCACATCTGCCCTTTAATTATTCCGACACAGGACTCGCACTGTCGATTCGTTGAAAACTCGAACCCTTTGTTGAGAATAGAATTCCATTCCTTCCGTCAAAACCGGAGCAAAATTGAGATTTTCACATGAGAAATTGCCGCAGTGgccatgttgttttttttctcctttcttcttcctcaCTTCCTTCCTGAATAATGAAGAGTTAAatccaaaataaaataaatacttgACCGCGTAGGAACCGTTGCTAGGTGACCTACTGCAcctttttccccatttttgtttgtctctTTTCTTATTTGCACCAATTCCTCCcgtattttgttgttgttgcttagtCACGGGTCGCAGTAGCGTGTCGTAGATTTGGCACTTTTGTCGCACAATTGCCAGATGCGGGGGATTCAAAAGGGGCCGGTTCAGCTAAAACACAAAAGGTCTGTAAGGATCGGAGTTTTTTCCTCCAGTTCACTACAGACACGATAGGCATCTGCGTGACAATGGGATCTCGTTAATGAATCCTCGTCTCTCCAACTTTGCTGCGAATTTGATGTTGATATTATTATCTACATCTCATCCTTGCTTGACAAAGACGTCGTCTGCTTTTTTAAAGGATGtattgttgtgtgtgtgtgtgtggagagATGGTGTCATCCAGCCTTTCCGCGTTTGAACACGTAAGCAGATGCTCCCAGATGTGGAAGCGATTCTGAACGACCCGCCTCTGTCTTTGAAAACTTGGGACTCTCGGCAGTCCCCTACATTATAGAGTAGCCCCTCCCGAAATGTCAAAAGTTATTAACGCCGCATCCTCCgcacaataaaaaatgtgaTCTTTTCATATTGTTCTCGGGAAAGCTTACcttctcttctctttccatttttttgaTTGCAAATGTGTGAACGTCCAGCCACTCTGGATAACTTGTGATTTGAACTGTTGAGCGCGTCAGTGTGCGATCGTTGTCTCAACTGTGCAACCGACAATTAACCAACAATAAACAAGGAAGCAAAGAGAGCCCAAGAGAGCGGCCGCAAACTGGGCGAATTGGCGTGCCATGTGCCACTTGGATCGACCATGGCCGCCGACCATCACATCCAGCAGCATCAAGCCCATCAGCATCACTCGTCGCAACAGCCAACAACGCCATCGACAACGACAATAACACGCGAAGACAGTTTGGAGCGCCTGTTCCCTCGTTGTCGTCTGCGATCGCCGCCCGTCGACACGGCCGTCCTCATCGATTTGAGCGATGACAACGTGGTCCAAACGAGCGCTGCCCTTCCTTTGCATTCGTTCGGCCGACCGACGCCCATGACTCATGCGGATGGCGGTCAGTCTGACAGCGACGCGTCGCCGATCCGTCGGCCGCCTTCGCTCAAATTGAACATCGCAGCCGGACAgccacagcagcagcagctgttGCAACAGCGCCGTTATTGCCCGTCGGTCAAGTACAGGACGGAGAGTGCGGAATTGCGGCGATCGAAATTCCTGCGCCGGCCGCGCACCTTGGATCACAACACGTGGAGCCTCTACGGCGACGTCTACGCCGGAGGCTACGAGCCCAGCTCGGACTCGGAGGACAACGACGGCGATCATTTCGGTTTCCCGTCCGGCGGTAAATCTGGCAACGTGGCACCGGCCCCTTCGTCGTCGAGCTCGTCGTCCAGCTTGAGGAAGTCGAATCCGTCGGCGTCTGCGGCTGTGCGGACCAGCGCCTCCGAGTCGCACATCGTCGGCCATTGGAAGAAAGGAGGTCACAATGGCCACCACGCCGAGGCGGCCGGCCATCAGCGGCATCCGCGTCGTCGCGGCGTCAAAGAAATTTACGACTTGACACCTACGCTGTCTGCCGGATCGGCTTCCGGTGGCGGTGGCGGTGCAAGTGGCTCGAGCGTCCAGCTCGACCCCACGCGAATGGAAATCGCCGGCGGCCGAGAGATTGTGTCGCTTTCGAGAAGCCGGACGCGAGGATCGCAGCGGAAACAGCACCGGGTTCAATCGATGGTCGATCCGGCGCCCGTGGATAGCCCTcctaacaacaacaacaacagcaacaataacaacaacaatagtACGCCGTCGTCGAGCAGCAACCGGAGCATGAACCGCTACAGCGGCGAGGTTTATTACGAGGAGAGCGTGGGCCGTTACGGCTTCCACGTCGGCGGAGGCAACACGCTGTGGGGTAGTCAAGGGCTGGAGCCGAGCTTCAGCATTGCCAGCCATTTGAATGAGAAACAATATCCTTCCTCCGGCAACGCTGCAGCCGCCGGAATGGCTGACGGCACTGCGGCCAAGTCGGAGCAGACGTGCGCCCAGCACCACGGCCTCAAACGGCCGCTCTCTTGGGCCGGAGATGATCCGGTGACGGATCGTCAAATGGCGGAACAGCATCCGCAACGAGAAGCTCGAGAGCTGGCCAGCGCGTCGAGTCCGGATCGCCAAGGGCAGTCGTCTGATGGCGAGGCGAAGCCTTCGGCCACGCTGCCCAACGGCCCGTCGACCGCAATCGAAGATGCGGCCGGTACTCAAATGCAGGCCGTTCACGGCTACTTGACTGATTTCTATCCGGAAGTGGTGGCGGCCGAGCTGAACAGCGCCGATCCATCATCGCCGAGCCCTTTGAATCTTGACAACTACCTGTCGGAACAGTTGAACCAGTTTGCCCAGCAAAAATCCATCAGGCGGGAGGCCAGCGAAGCGGAAGAAGCGTCGCAGCTGCTGCTATCGCAATCGCCACCCGCTCAGCAGCAGCTGACTGTCGCCACTGTCATTGGCGGATTGACTATCGCCCAGTATGAAGGATCACCTCGTCGCTATGGCGTGCGAGCTCATCCGGCGGCGATGCCCGTTGCGCCCGTCAATGCCAACGGACAGGATGAATATTCGGATGAATGCGGCAGAGCCGCAAACGGACCGATCGCGGGCTTGCCTCAGGCGCGACCTTTAGTTCCAGGATTTCCCAGGCGAATCACGAGCAGTCCCAATCCGGCCCATCCGCAGGCGACGTTCAGCCCGTCGGCTACCAGGCAGACGTTGGTGGATTTGGCCGCCGGGCCGGCGGCCACGTCCACGCCCGTCGCTGCTACGCCGGAAGCTTTGTCAGCCAATCATCTGTCGTGGCACCTGGAAGACGTCGACGACAGGAGCATCCGCTCATCCGGCGGGCAGGATCAGCACGCGGACGCCATTTCCCTCAACGCGGAGACGGACCTGGGCGAAACGGAGGTCGGACTGCAGATGGGCAAGAGCCGCAATTTCACGCTGTCCCCCGAAACGACCGATTACGACGATTCCGAGCTGGACATTTACAACGGCGCCGAACTGTCCGTCTGTCCGGACATTCCCGCCCTGAACGGAACCCAAACGTCCGCATCGTGTCACGTGGAATCGTTCGACGGCGTGGCTGTAGGCGCCGAAACGGCGGGCCGTCGGCGGAACAGCAGCAAAAGCCAGAACGGACTGAAAGGCCAGTTCAGTAGCATGCCCATCTTGGAGGACGGCCTGTCGTCGGGCCGCAGCAGCGCCGCCAGCGGCCATGAAGACATCAGCGTCGCTAGTAGCGCCAGCATCACCAGCGCTAGCGACACGGAAGAGGACGCCGTAACGGATCGCATCCCGCTCATGTCGGATCGCCGGATGAAACAGTTGTCTGCCCAGCAGCAACATGCATTGCATCCGGCCAATAATGGATGCCGTAATCTGGCGGGTGCCAGCCCGCTCCAATCATCGATCACGGGCCTTTCTGGTGCTCGTTCCACCAAGAATTCTTGctcgtcttcgtcttcttcgacCACGGCGGCGGCTGCTggtcatcaacaacaacaacaaccgcaAGCGATGTGGTCGAAGAAGTTGTCGTCTGCTCTCTCGGATTGCGACCATCACAATCATCAAGAGGCCGGCATAATCCAGGGTTCGTTTCGTAAGTCGTTC
This genomic interval from Daphnia magna isolate NIES linkage group LG8, ASM2063170v1.1, whole genome shotgun sequence contains the following:
- the LOC123475496 gene encoding serine-rich adhesin for platelets-like isoform X2; translated protein: MAADHHIQQHQAHQHHSSQQPTTPSTTTITREDSLERLFPRCRLRSPPVDTAVLIDLSDDNVVQTSAALPLHSFGRPTPMTHADGGQSDSDASPIRRPPSLKLNIAAGQPQQQQLLQQRRYCPSVKYRTESAELRRSKFLRRPRTLDHNTWSLYGDVYAGGYEPSSDSEDNDGDHFGFPSGGKSGNVAPAPSSSSSSSSLRKSNPSASAAVRTSASESHIVGHWKKGGHNGHHAEAAGHQRHPRRRGVKEIYDLTPTLSAGSASGGGGGASGSSVQLDPTRMEIAGGREIVSLSRSRTRGSQRKQHRVQSMVDPAPVDSPPNNNNNSNNNNNNSTPSSSSNRSMNRYSGEVYYEESVGRYGFHVGGGNTLWGSQGLEPSFSIASHLNEKQYPSSGNAAAAGMADGTAAKSEQTCAQHHGLKRPLSWAGDDPVTDRQMAEQHPQREARELASASSPDRQGQSSDGEAKPSATLPNGPSTAIEDAAGTQMQAVHGYLTDFYPEVVAAELNSADPSSPSPLNLDNYLSEQLNQFAQQKSIRREASEAEEASQLLLSQSPPAQQQLTVATVIGGLTIAQYEGSPRRYGVRAHPAAMPVAPVNANGQDEYSDECGRAANGPIAGLPQARPLVPGFPRRITSSPNPAHPQATFSPSATRQTLVDLAAGPAATSTPVAATPEALSANHLSWHLEDVDDRSIRSSGGQDQHADAISLNAETDLGETEVGLQMGKSRNFTLSPETTDYDDSELDIYNGAELSVCPDIPALNGTQTSASCHVESFDGVAVGAETAGRRRNSSKSQNGLKGQFSSMPILEDGLSSGRSSAASGHEDISVASSASITSASDTEEDAVTDRIPLMSDRRMKQLSAQQQHALHPANNGCRNLAGASPLQSSITGLSGARSTKNSCSSSSSSTTAAAAGHQQQQQPQAMWSKKLSSALSDCDHHNHQEAGIIQGSFRARNATPPPPAPIAHRPPSSTTQQHAVQTAASTSPTVSNGVKSFAAASAVGSVGAQQNRANNHASPLRLSPGPDTPSITSGGAGGSSSSSSSSSSGSSCSSSGVGSSAGKMQNVGGQQQPKRVGPSGDLSLHELGDALDHGRMRKASSVPPPAAVAAIQSPLSRSPPIWVPRQSSDYWAKNSPTSTSPRSRCKVGGSGMHPDGSKLNDDDDERETDQLLRDPDDQGFFDEHARPPVASDVGRAHPATRMGSPPTPSSLRSASTASSSTRSSPQQQQQVPQNHQPTMSVAAAATAALANGTSPSSSSGGGPPPPSRQSEPKDLKYRETTPSAKKKDDNSSQSKKKGRSKEVMVHEPAVLIEGVLFRANYLGSTQIVCEGQPTKYTRMMQAEEAVSRIKDQDIGQDDGETGSHSSPASISFDEEDEDLETDAVAADESMALDLDDTQPESSADLSISSTRIHVNPGSETAVTSRSSCDFNANVSSCSGQSPRPEHLYGQDDDDEEQLDEEDDPPCVSSKVIHGCSFRLVYHGSSEIDELQPDSSAASGSWKYRTKKGMVEEAVLKLKAPEGETQPTTEVDLFISTEKIMVLNTELKEIMMDHALRTISYIADIGDLVVLMARRRMITQDGEDSSNKIAKTPKMVCHVFESEEAQFIAQSIGQAFQVAYMEFLKANGIEDQSFVREMDYQEVLNSQEIFGDELQMFAKKELQKEVIVPKARNEILGVVIVESGWGSMLPTVVIANLAPAGAAARCGQLNIGDQIIAINGISLVGLPLSTCQTYIKNAKSATVVKLTVVPCPPVVEVKIKRPDTKYQLGFSVQNGVICSLLRGGIAERGGVRVGHRIIEINGQSVVAVPHERIVGLLATSVGEINMKTMPTSMFRLLIGQETPVYI